Proteins encoded within one genomic window of Nitrospina gracilis 3/211:
- a CDS encoding MFS transporter, protein MATDRSAGYVRLLKSNRPFRNLWYAQVVSELGDWLNSIAIFALVLNVGGTGMAMATVMMAKLLPIFFVSPIAGVLIDRMDRRAIMMASDVFRFVVVLGFLLVEDQNDLWLLYTLAVVEIALAGFFEPARSAVIPSLCTREELVTANALSGSTWSVMLALGAALGGGVVSLFGIKAAFVVDALTFLVSAFFVSRIDLPAKAAARTEDGTPRTKKENGWVEGMKYLVRRPVVGVLSLLKSGLALGGGLMTLIPLYANTLFSTEAAISMATGLMYSARGLGAALGPVLVKRFFGDSTRVLQLSIFSAFFISGIGFYFLSRSFTLGTAAVSIGLVTFFGSIIWVFSSALIHLEAEDRFLGRVFSTEMAMLTLVMGLSNWWVGYSIDHLGWTLSEVSRGLAAAFALPGTCWGLFLLVRRRAEKKKAVDSICPVEPSDSKLPPSNY, encoded by the coding sequence GGCCACCGACCGTTCGGCCGGGTACGTCCGGCTTCTCAAATCCAACCGCCCGTTTCGCAACCTGTGGTACGCGCAGGTGGTCTCCGAACTTGGCGACTGGCTGAACAGCATCGCCATCTTCGCGCTGGTACTGAACGTCGGTGGCACCGGCATGGCCATGGCGACGGTGATGATGGCCAAACTCCTGCCGATTTTTTTCGTAAGCCCCATCGCCGGTGTGTTGATCGACCGCATGGACCGGCGAGCCATCATGATGGCCTCCGACGTTTTTCGCTTCGTGGTGGTACTGGGTTTTCTGCTGGTGGAAGACCAGAACGACTTGTGGTTGCTGTACACGCTGGCGGTGGTGGAGATCGCTCTGGCGGGATTTTTCGAACCGGCACGCAGCGCGGTGATCCCTTCCCTATGCACCCGCGAGGAACTGGTGACGGCGAACGCGTTGAGCGGTTCCACATGGTCGGTGATGCTGGCTCTGGGAGCGGCCCTGGGAGGCGGCGTGGTCAGCCTGTTCGGCATCAAAGCCGCCTTCGTCGTCGATGCCCTCACCTTCCTCGTATCCGCGTTTTTCGTCTCGCGCATCGATCTCCCGGCCAAAGCCGCCGCACGCACAGAGGATGGAACCCCACGCACGAAAAAAGAGAACGGATGGGTGGAGGGCATGAAGTACCTCGTGCGCCGGCCGGTGGTCGGCGTGCTTTCCCTTTTGAAATCCGGCCTGGCGCTGGGCGGCGGGTTGATGACCCTCATTCCGCTTTACGCCAACACCCTGTTCTCGACCGAAGCCGCCATTTCCATGGCCACGGGGTTGATGTATTCCGCACGCGGACTGGGCGCGGCACTCGGGCCGGTCCTCGTGAAACGGTTTTTCGGAGATTCCACGCGCGTCCTGCAACTGTCGATTTTTTCCGCTTTCTTCATCAGCGGAATCGGCTTTTATTTTCTGTCCCGGTCGTTCACTCTGGGGACGGCGGCGGTGAGTATCGGGCTCGTTACGTTTTTTGGCTCCATCATCTGGGTGTTCAGCTCGGCGCTCATCCATCTGGAAGCGGAGGACCGGTTTCTCGGCCGTGTGTTCAGCACGGAGATGGCAATGCTCACCCTGGTCATGGGACTCAGCAACTGGTGGGTCGGGTATTCCATCGACCACCTGGGGTGGACATTGAGCGAGGTGTCTAGGGGGCTGGCCGCGGCATTCGCACTG